Genomic DNA from Enoplosus armatus isolate fEnoArm2 chromosome 7, fEnoArm2.hap1, whole genome shotgun sequence:
AGCGATCACCCCCTGGAGGAGCTATACAAGGAGAGGTCAGCTGATTCCTTTGGTTCTCCTAGAGGGGGTGTTGATGTTGGTCCAGAGTGAGCTGTAGAGAGTCATGTTctccagaggataaatcctcaTGAGCTTCTCTGGTGCCACTCGAGAGAGGAAAATAATAGTAACCATAGTAACCACAGTAACCACAGTAACCACAGTAACTAGTATCTgatgtgtgtgtccgtctgcAGGAACCTCCTGCTGGGTGAGATCGACCGGGAGGAGAGGGAGCGCTGCTGGTACTTCAGCCAGCTGGAGGCGCTGTCACAGAGACTGGCTCAGCTGCCTCGCATCGACAcggtgacaacacacacacacacacacacacacacacactttccaccactgcccaCAGTGCATTAGTGTGTATAACTATACTTCACTCCACTacacttatttattattattatcaaacaaatgtagtgcagtaaaagcATAGAATGGtaatactcaagtaaagaacaagtacctcaaacttgtacttaagtagtgagtaaatgtactttcttaAAGGTACTgtcactttccaccactgtgatCACATTACAGTAACCAGTTAAAATGCAGGCCTTGTCCTGCAGAGTGTGGCTGTTTGTATCTGAGTATCAGATGAAGAGTTAATCGTGTCTCAGATCTGTCCTGAAGTCTGTGACCTctgtgacccctgacctctgtgtgcttgtgttgtaGTTTTCTCTGCAGATGGATCTGATCCGGCAGCAGCTGGAGTTTGAAGCCCAGCAGGTTCAATCTGTGATGGAGGAGCGCTTCGGGACCAGCGACGAGATCGTTCAGAGGACACAGGTGAGACGGAGGCTGCTGATTGGACAGTCATTCACACCGTCAGCCGCAGCAGATTATTTcatcaaatgtcaaaacagattaaaaatcCAAACAACATAGATTCATTTTAGTAACGTACATTGTTGAATTGTTGTTGATGGAATACGACAGACATCTGGTTGATGGAAACTGAACACATCTGGACGAgtctgaactgtgtgtgtgtgtgtgtgtgtgtgtgtgttgcaggtgcGTGTTGCACgtctggagcagctggagaaagagctgcaggaggCCCGAGGGAGTCAGGAGAGCCAGCTACAGGTCAGAcatacacaataacacacagcagacagtaaATATCTCTCAGACTGACTCTGTTGGCAGTTTTTATTAAAGCAGGTTCATAAATGTTTCAGAGACAGAACTGATCCGGTACTAAAACAAGGCTGTTGCAAATTCAGTCTTTTAGTTTCAGAGGTATCTTGGACTTGTTTAGATCTGAAGGTGGACTTATAGATGTGCGTTACATCAGCTGAGGACAGGGACAGACATTAGGACAGTGGAAGTGATGAATGTGATTTGAGAGTGACAACTGATGGGACCAAGTTGGACCGGGTCAGTTCCAGTTTGGGTCATTTGGACCGGGTCCGGCTCTGTTCCAGTCTGATTCAGTTGGACAGggtctgttccagtctgggtCATTTGGACCGGGTCCGGGTCTGTTCCAGTCTGATTCAGTTGGACCGggtctgttccagtctgggtCATTTGGACCGGGTCCGGGTCTGTTCCAGTCTGATTCAGTTGGACAGGGTCTGTCCCAGTCTCGGTCATCTGGTGATGACAGTCAGTTTATCCTTTGCTCCACCACGGAGACCCTCCACCGCCACCCCTGAGTCTCAACCTGCTTTCATCAGTTCACTGCAGCAGTTGTTCCCAGTCTAACTTCACCTGATTCAGTGACACTGAGCCATCATAGGCCCAGATCCAGAAACCCGGGTACATAGGCTCAGTGAAGGTGGAGTTGAAGGTGTGAAGGTGGACCATGGTGTCCTGAGAGATGCAGTAGAAGGACAGAGAGCCTGCAAACCAGTCCAGGTAAACCCCAACTCTGTGGGTGAAGGGTTGGGGTGAGGAGGACCTGAACCTCTTGTTATTGTGGCACGGTGTGTAGCTTTCCTCCGAACACTCCAGACTCCAGGACTGCTTGTTGTGTCCCAGCAGACAGCTCCCTGTGTCTCCGTCTCTGGAGATGCTGTTATAGGTGATGCCGATGTCGGCCCCGCTGCTCCACACCACCTCCCAGTACACAGAGTCCAGCAACCCCTCCCTGCACAGGACCTGAGGACAGCGCTCAAACCGGTCAGGGTGGTCCGAGGGTCGATGGTCTGACCACACTCGAGTTGCCTTCCTGTTGCAGTCGGTCAGATGCAGCTCTGAGTTGGCAGTGtttgggtcaaaggtcaaatagCAGGCAACTTAGGGACAAAACAAGGAACAAAATGAGTTGATTCTGCAATTAATTTTGCTATTTGAAGATAGTTGAAGTAATTTCTCCCGTGTAAACTcaaaatattctctggttcctgctttttaaatttgaaGATTTGCTGCTCTGGGGTGCCCAGGTTAAGGGCTCTGCTCAGGAGGTAATACTAAACCCATGTACAGCTACTTCCAGGGGTTGGCTGCAGTTCTGTCCTACTGTCCTTATTAGTAACCACAATGACTCTGTTTTCCTGTAGCGTTCCGCCCCAAACCCTCCTACTATGTTAGTGAATGTTATACctctatgcagatgatactgtAAAGTTTATTATAGGCACAGACGGACGAAATGCAGAAGAAATCCGTAAACTTACATTTTTTCACCGACGACATGTCTCCTCCTGGTTGATTGCTGCAAGAGCAGAAATATCCACAACATCATACAACTACACATGACATGTAACGTATAACATTTACCATTTTACTTTTAGATTTTACTGTAAACACAGTGTCTTCCTGTGGTTCGACTCACCTGgtgttgtctttgtttgggCCTCTCAGACTAAAGAGATTGATCCCAGAGGACAGAGACTCCCAGGGAAGAGTTTGTGAtggtttctcttcttcttcttcttcttcttcttcttcttcctttatCCTCTTGTCTTCTGCTGACACCACACAGGAGTTGTCACTCTCACATCTCTGCTCGGCTGTAGagttaatatacagtatgacacatgtaacacactgtaaaataatGGGGCAAAGTTTTCAGACATAGCCAC
This window encodes:
- the LOC139287334 gene encoding tripartite motif-containing protein 14-like, coding for MSISPLSLLKEDFSQFKEEVLKVFKDKDTKTEHEDCPSSQAENKPASSVLSLLKEDFSQLKEDVNRVFASSSSKDKETKSADPKTSQSAEKTIKPLSFLKGDFSNVFRIGLSKERDNKGVTVKEDSSNTLKIKVSKAERTDEPFNPLSLFRRDQKLLRTSQTAENSQGGKNTFSERGEEQMDDGFRGNLSEDNKETVDVEKINNNVKDRMNEVENSEMDRSVAEEKSEATSLSETQQSEEMIPTSQAAEQRCESDNSCVVSAEDKRIKEEEEEEEEEEEKPSQTLPWESLSSGINLFSLRGPNKDNTSNQPGGDMSSVKKFACYLTFDPNTANSELHLTDCNRKATRVWSDHRPSDHPDRFERCPQVLCREGLLDSVYWEVVWSSGADIGITYNSISRDGDTGSCLLGHNKQSWSLECSEESYTPCHNNKRFRSSSPQPFTHRVGVYLDWFAGSLSFYCISQDTMVHLHTFNSTFTEPMYPGFWIWAYDGSVSLNQVKLDWEQLLQ